A single window of Bos javanicus breed banteng chromosome 19, ARS-OSU_banteng_1.0, whole genome shotgun sequence DNA harbors:
- the PIRT gene encoding phosphoinositide-interacting protein: MEALPKALEVEEKSPESKDLLPSQTASSLCISSRSESVWTATPRSNWEIYRKPVIIMSVGGAILLFGVVITCLAYTLNLGDMSLKVLKMVGPAFLSLGLMMLVCGLVWVPIIKKKQKQKQKSVFFQNLKSFFLNR, translated from the coding sequence ATGGAGGCCCTCCCCAAGGCCCTGGAGGTTGAAGAGAAGTCTCCAGAGTCCAAGGACCTTCTGCCCAGCCAGACAGCCAGCTCCCTGTGCATCAGCTCCAGAAGTGAGTCCGTCTGGACCGCCACTCCCCGGAGTAACTGGGAAATCTACCGCAAACCCGTCATTATCATGTCTGTGGGTGGTGCCATCCTCCTCTTCGGTGTGGTCATCACCTGCTTGGCCTACACCCTGAACCTGGGCGATATGAGCCTCAAGGTCCTGAAGATGGTGGGGCCTGCCTTCCTGTCTCTGGGACTCATGATGCTGGTATGTGGGCTGGTCTGGGTGCCCATCattaagaagaaacagaagcagaaacaaaagTCAGTGTTCTTCCAGAACCTCAAGTCCTTCTTCCTGAACCGCTGA